Proteins from a genomic interval of Actinoalloteichus hymeniacidonis:
- the rlmN gene encoding 23S rRNA (adenine(2503)-C(2))-methyltransferase RlmN, with protein sequence MTALPLVFDAPRRGLPPRHLADLDVADRKAAVAELGEKPFRAAQLANHYFGRLSTDPASMTDIPAAARERLVGELLPTLFTPVRDVTTDEGTTRKTLWRAHDGTLVESVLMRYTDRATVCISSQAGCGMACPFCATGQGGLQRNMSTAEIVDQVRSAALAMRDGLLPGGPGRLSNVVFMGMGEPLANYKRVVAAVRRICDPAPEGLGLSQRSVTVSTVGLAPAIRKLADEGLQVTLAVSLHTPDDELRDTLVPVNTRWSVEEVLKAARYYADSTGRRVSIEYALIRDVNDQPWRADLLAKLLRKHLGQLVHVNLIPLNPTPGSKWDASPKPVEREFVRRVQDGGVSCTVRDTRGQEIAAACGQLAAQG encoded by the coding sequence ATGACTGCTCTTCCCCTCGTCTTCGACGCTCCCCGCCGCGGCCTTCCGCCGAGGCACCTCGCCGACCTCGATGTCGCCGACCGCAAAGCGGCGGTGGCCGAACTGGGTGAGAAGCCCTTCCGGGCCGCCCAGCTCGCCAACCACTATTTCGGCAGGCTGAGCACCGATCCGGCTTCGATGACCGACATCCCCGCTGCCGCCAGGGAGCGGCTGGTCGGCGAGTTGCTGCCGACCTTGTTCACCCCGGTGCGGGATGTGACCACCGACGAGGGCACCACCCGTAAGACATTGTGGCGGGCACATGACGGCACGCTCGTGGAGAGCGTGTTGATGCGCTACACCGACCGCGCGACGGTCTGCATCTCCAGCCAGGCGGGCTGCGGCATGGCCTGCCCGTTCTGTGCCACGGGTCAGGGCGGCCTGCAGCGCAACATGTCGACGGCGGAGATCGTCGACCAGGTCCGCTCGGCTGCGCTGGCGATGCGCGACGGCCTGCTGCCGGGGGGCCCGGGCCGCCTCTCGAACGTCGTGTTCATGGGCATGGGCGAGCCGTTGGCGAACTACAAGCGAGTGGTCGCCGCCGTGCGACGCATCTGCGACCCGGCGCCGGAGGGCCTCGGGCTCTCCCAGCGCTCGGTGACGGTGTCGACGGTCGGTCTGGCGCCTGCGATCCGCAAGCTGGCCGATGAGGGACTCCAGGTCACGCTGGCGGTGTCGCTGCACACGCCGGACGACGAGCTCCGAGACACCCTGGTGCCGGTCAACACCCGATGGTCGGTCGAAGAGGTGCTCAAGGCGGCCCGTTACTACGCGGACAGCACCGGCAGGCGGGTGTCCATCGAGTACGCGCTCATCAGGGACGTCAACGACCAGCCGTGGCGGGCGGACCTGTTGGCGAAGCTGCTGCGCAAGCACCTCGGCCAGCTGGTCCACGTGAATCTCATCCCGTTGAACCCGACTCCGGGGAGCAAATGGGATGCCAGTCCCAAGCCGGTGGAGCGGGAGTTCGTCCGTCGGGTCCAGGATGGCGGCGTGAGCTGCACCGTCCGAGACACCAGGGGACAGGAGATCGCGGCCGCCTGCGGTCAGCTCGCCGCGCAGGGCTGA
- a CDS encoding class I SAM-dependent methyltransferase, translating to MLPSPNIWHWPEVYELENRAQDQDRALFAALAQEADWTDADVVDVGCGDGFHLPLFAQRARSVLGVEPHPPLVRRARQRMSGFESVRIAAAGAQRLPIPDSSVDLVHARTAYFFGPGCEPGLREADRVLRPGGMLAIIDLDASRHAYGTWMRADLPRYSPGAVEEFFAAEGFECRRIDTRWRFEDRQSLGEVLRIEFSRRVAARAIAQTPGVEITVAYRLHTRRKPRTPLLP from the coding sequence GTGCTCCCGAGCCCCAACATCTGGCACTGGCCCGAGGTCTACGAACTGGAGAACCGGGCCCAGGACCAAGATCGGGCGTTGTTCGCCGCGTTGGCCCAGGAAGCCGATTGGACCGACGCCGACGTTGTGGACGTCGGCTGCGGTGACGGGTTTCACCTCCCGTTGTTCGCCCAGCGGGCTCGCAGTGTCCTCGGTGTCGAACCGCATCCGCCGTTGGTGCGGAGGGCCCGGCAGCGGATGTCGGGTTTCGAGTCGGTCCGCATCGCCGCCGCCGGGGCACAGCGGCTGCCCATCCCCGATTCCAGCGTCGATCTGGTCCACGCCAGGACCGCCTACTTCTTCGGACCGGGCTGCGAGCCAGGCCTGCGGGAGGCCGATCGAGTGCTTCGACCCGGTGGGATGCTCGCGATCATCGATCTGGATGCCAGCCGTCATGCCTATGGGACATGGATGCGGGCCGACCTGCCCCGATACTCGCCCGGTGCGGTGGAGGAGTTCTTCGCCGCCGAGGGCTTCGAGTGCCGTCGGATCGATACCCGCTGGCGGTTCGAGGATCGACAGAGCCTCGGTGAGGTCCTGCGGATCGAGTTCTCCCGTCGTGTCGCGGCCAGGGCGATCGCGCAGACGCCCGGTGTGGAGATCACGGTCGCCTATCGGCTGCACACCCGACGTAAACCGAGGACGCCGTTGCTGCCCTGA
- a CDS encoding phosphatidate cytidylyltransferase: protein MVVAGEKDAAPGIGIERAPQESPAPSSGDVVRVAPVKPASKTGRDLGAAVLVGLLLGGAILASLLWARHLFIAVIAAAVAVSTVEMATAFRRARGIKIALIPLLVGGQAMIWSSWPFGLDGVLTAFMLTVLACLLWRAPGGSQHYLRDAGSSIFAVTYIPLFATFAAQLVLPADGVLRVVAFMLAVIGSDTGGYAIGALFGKHPMAPRISPKKSWEGFAGSLVSGVAAGLIVVTLLLGGQWWHGVLFGVAIVVTATAGDLLESLVKRDIGVKDMGNLLPGHGGIMDRMDSLLPSAMVAWLLLNWFIPVA from the coding sequence ATGGTGGTGGCTGGTGAAAAGGATGCGGCACCGGGGATCGGTATCGAGCGGGCGCCGCAGGAGTCTCCGGCGCCCTCGTCGGGTGATGTCGTTCGGGTTGCGCCGGTGAAGCCCGCGTCCAAGACCGGGCGTGATCTTGGCGCTGCGGTCTTGGTCGGCTTGCTACTCGGCGGTGCGATCCTCGCGTCGCTGCTGTGGGCGCGACACCTGTTCATCGCGGTGATCGCGGCTGCGGTCGCCGTGTCCACGGTGGAGATGGCCACCGCCTTCCGGCGGGCCAGGGGCATCAAGATCGCCCTGATACCGCTGTTGGTCGGTGGACAGGCGATGATCTGGTCCTCCTGGCCGTTCGGGCTGGACGGGGTGCTCACGGCCTTCATGTTGACGGTGCTGGCCTGTCTGCTCTGGCGGGCTCCGGGCGGCTCGCAGCACTACCTTCGCGATGCAGGCAGTTCGATCTTCGCTGTCACCTATATCCCGCTGTTCGCGACCTTCGCCGCGCAGCTCGTGCTGCCTGCCGACGGCGTGTTGCGCGTGGTGGCCTTCATGCTCGCGGTGATCGGTTCCGACACCGGTGGCTATGCGATCGGGGCGCTGTTCGGCAAGCATCCGATGGCGCCGAGGATCAGTCCGAAGAAGTCCTGGGAGGGCTTCGCCGGATCCCTGGTCAGCGGGGTGGCGGCCGGTCTCATCGTCGTCACGCTGCTGCTGGGCGGTCAGTGGTGGCACGGTGTGCTGTTCGGGGTGGCGATCGTCGTGACGGCCACGGCGGGTGACCTGCTCGAATCGCTGGTCAAGCGAGACATCGGGGTCAAGGACATGGGCAACCTGCTACCCGGTCACGGCGGCATCATGGACCGGATGGACTCGTTGCTGCCCTCGGCGATGGTGGCCTGGTTGCTGTTGAACTGGTTCATCCCCGTCGCCTGA
- the frr gene encoding ribosome recycling factor, whose translation MEKAVAVAKDELAHIRTGRATPSMFNNIVVEYYGEPTPLNQVAGITIPEVRQIVVKPYDASLLDAIEKAIRSSDLGVNPSNDGNIIRVLVPQLSEERRRDLVKVAKNKGEESKVTIRNLRRKVKDEIDRAVKDGDAGEDAGTRAEKELQSLTDKYVAQVEELVRQKESELLEV comes from the coding sequence ATGGAGAAGGCGGTTGCCGTCGCCAAGGACGAACTGGCGCACATCCGTACCGGTCGGGCGACTCCGAGCATGTTCAACAACATCGTCGTGGAGTACTACGGGGAGCCGACCCCGCTGAACCAGGTCGCGGGAATCACCATCCCCGAGGTTCGCCAGATCGTCGTCAAGCCTTATGACGCGAGCCTGTTGGACGCTATCGAGAAGGCGATTCGCAGTTCCGATCTCGGGGTGAACCCCAGCAACGATGGCAACATCATCCGGGTGCTCGTTCCGCAGCTCTCGGAGGAGCGCAGGCGGGACCTCGTCAAGGTCGCGAAGAACAAGGGCGAGGAATCCAAGGTCACCATCCGCAACCTCCGCCGCAAGGTCAAGGACGAGATCGACCGAGCGGTCAAGGACGGTGACGCGGGCGAGGATGCGGGTACCCGTGCCGAGAAGGAACTGCAGAGCCTCACTGACAAGTATGTCGCCCAGGTCGAAGAGCTGGTTCGGCAAAAGGAAAGCGAACTCCTGGAGGTCTAG
- the pyrH gene encoding UMP kinase → MTEHSETASGYRRVLLKLGGEMFGGGGVGVDPDVVHTVAAQIAAVVRGGVQVGVVIGGGNYFRGAELQQRGMERTRADYMGMLGTVMNCLALQDFLEREQGIDTRVQTAITMGQVAESYIPRRSIRHLEKGRVVIFGAGVGMPYFSTDTTAAQRALEIGAEIVLMGKAVDGVYTADPRRDPTATMFSNISHREVLERGLKVADATAFSLCMDNNMPILVFNLLTEGNIARAVRGEKIGTLVSTAASAPGNERA, encoded by the coding sequence TTGACCGAACACAGCGAAACAGCTTCCGGCTACCGTCGGGTGCTGCTCAAGCTCGGCGGCGAGATGTTCGGCGGTGGCGGTGTCGGCGTCGACCCCGACGTCGTGCACACCGTGGCCGCCCAGATTGCCGCAGTGGTGCGCGGTGGAGTTCAGGTCGGTGTGGTCATCGGCGGCGGCAACTACTTCCGGGGCGCAGAGCTGCAACAGCGCGGGATGGAGCGCACCCGCGCCGACTACATGGGCATGCTCGGCACCGTGATGAACTGCCTTGCGCTGCAGGATTTCCTCGAGCGGGAACAGGGCATCGACACCCGGGTGCAGACCGCCATCACGATGGGCCAGGTCGCCGAGTCCTACATCCCCCGTCGCTCCATCCGGCACCTGGAGAAGGGCCGAGTGGTGATCTTCGGTGCGGGAGTGGGCATGCCGTACTTCTCTACCGACACCACCGCAGCTCAGCGGGCATTGGAGATCGGTGCGGAGATCGTGCTGATGGGCAAGGCCGTCGACGGCGTCTACACCGCCGACCCCAGGCGTGACCCGACCGCCACGATGTTCAGCAACATCAGCCATCGCGAGGTCTTGGAGCGCGGCCTGAAGGTCGCCGACGCCACGGCGTTCAGTCTCTGCATGGACAACAACATGCCGATCTTGGTTTTCAACCTGCTTACCGAGGGCAACATCGCTCGCGCAGTTCGTGGTGAGAAGATCGGGACGTTGGTCAGCACCGCTGCAAGCGCGCCGGGCAATGAGCGTGCTTGA
- the tsf gene encoding translation elongation factor Ts, whose product MANYTTADIKRLREITGSGMMACKKALEQTDGDMDKAVEILRIKGAKDVDKRAERTTANGLVAADGGVLLELNCETDFVAKNEAFEALAAQIVAVAKANSAGDVETLKAAPAGDGKTVDELVQEQSAKIGEKLEIGRVSNFDGPVSVYLHRRSSDLPPAVGVVVEFEGGSEEAARGIAMQIAALRPRYVTRDEVPAEQVENERRIAEKTAREEGKPEAALTKIVEGRLNGFFKDVVLVDQPSVQDSKKQVKSLLSDAGMTIKRFARFEVGQG is encoded by the coding sequence ATGGCGAACTACACGACGGCTGATATCAAGCGGCTTCGGGAGATCACCGGCTCCGGGATGATGGCCTGCAAGAAGGCCTTGGAGCAGACCGACGGCGACATGGACAAGGCCGTCGAGATCCTGCGCATCAAGGGTGCCAAGGACGTCGACAAGCGCGCCGAGCGGACCACCGCCAACGGCCTCGTCGCCGCCGACGGCGGGGTGCTTCTCGAACTGAACTGCGAGACCGACTTCGTCGCCAAGAACGAGGCCTTCGAGGCTCTCGCGGCGCAGATCGTCGCGGTGGCCAAGGCCAACTCGGCCGGCGACGTCGAGACGCTCAAGGCCGCCCCCGCAGGCGACGGCAAGACCGTGGACGAGCTCGTTCAGGAGCAGTCCGCCAAGATCGGCGAGAAGCTCGAGATCGGCCGCGTGTCCAACTTCGACGGCCCGGTCTCGGTCTACCTGCACCGCCGTTCCTCCGACCTGCCGCCCGCCGTCGGCGTGGTGGTCGAGTTCGAGGGTGGCAGCGAGGAGGCCGCTCGCGGTATCGCGATGCAGATCGCCGCGCTGCGTCCCCGCTACGTGACCCGCGACGAAGTTCCCGCCGAGCAGGTGGAGAACGAGCGTCGGATCGCCGAGAAGACCGCTCGCGAGGAGGGCAAGCCGGAGGCCGCTCTCACCAAGATCGTCGAGGGCAGGCTCAACGGCTTCTTCAAGGACGTCGTCCTCGTCGACCAGCCGTCGGTGCAGGACTCCAAGAAGCAGGTCAAGTCGCTCCTGAGTGATGCGGGCATGACCATCAAGCGGTTCGCCCGCTTCGAGGTCGGCCAGGGCTGA